Proteins encoded in a region of the Phalacrocorax carbo chromosome 15, bPhaCar2.1, whole genome shotgun sequence genome:
- the TESC gene encoding calcineurin B homologous protein 3, translating to MGSAHSVPAETRELADRTGFTSEQIEHLHRRFKQLSRDQLTIRKENFDSIPDLEFNPIRGKIVDAFFDKRNLRQESDGLADEINFEDFLTIMSYFRPIEMNMDEEQLDRFRKEKLKFLFHMYDSDHDGKITLQEYRNVVEELLSGNPHLEKESARSIADGAMMEAASICVGQMGPDQVYEGITFEDFLKMWQGIDIETKMHVRFLNMEPIAHCY from the exons atGGGCTCCGCGCACTCCGTGCCCGCCGAGACGCGGGAGCTGGCCGACAGGACCGGCT TCACCTCTGAACAGATCGAGCACCTGCACCGGCGATTCAAGCAGCTGAGCCGGGACCAGCTGACGATCCG CAAGGAGAATTTTGACAGCATCCCTGATCTGGAGTTCAACCCAATCAGGGGGAAAATCGTCGATGCCTTTTTTGACAAGCG GAACCTGCGGCAGGAGTCGGATGGCCTGGCAGATGAGATAAACTTTGAAGACTTCCTGACCATCATGTCCTACTTCAGACCCATCGAGATGAACATGGACGAGGAGCAGCTCGATCGCTTCCGGAAAGAGAAACTCAAAT TCCTCTTCCACATGTACGACTCAGACCACGATGGGAAGATCACGCTGCAGGAGTACAGAAAT gtggtggaggagctgctgtCGGGGAACCCCCATCTGGAGAAGGAGTCAGCGCGGTCCATTGCCGACGGGGCCATGATGGAGGCAGCCAGCATCTGTGTGGGACAAATG GGGCCGGACCAGGTGTATGAGGGCATCACCTTTGAAGACTTCCTTAAG ATGTGGCAGGGGATCGACATTGAAACCAAGATGCACGTCCGCTTCCTCAACATGGAGCCCATCGCACACTGCTACTGa